From a single Etheostoma spectabile isolate EspeVRDwgs_2016 unplaced genomic scaffold, UIUC_Espe_1.0 scaffold00001458, whole genome shotgun sequence genomic region:
- the LOC116675092 gene encoding 39S ribosomal protein L13, mitochondrial-like, with protein MCAVRLQGKHKPIYHALSDCGDHVVVINTKHIAFSGNKWEQKVYSSHTGYPGGFKQVTATQLHQKDPKAIVKLAVYGMLPRNLHRRTMMQRLHIFPDDELPDDIRANLTEELPQPREIPRKLSEYSQEEIDAFPGCGHHLKTTR; from the exons ATGTGTGCTGTTAGATTACAGGGCAAACACAAGCCCATCTACCATGCACTGA GTGACTGTGGTGACCATGTAGTAGTAATAAACACCAAACACATAGCTTTCTCTGGAAACAAATGGGAGCAGAAAGTCTATTCATCACACACGGG GTATCCAGGTGGATTTAAACAGGTCACAGCTACCCAGCTGCACCAAAAAGACCCAAAAGCT ATTGTGAAGTTAGCGGTTTACGGTATGCTGCCAAGGAATCTGCACCGCCGCACCATGATGCAACGATTACACATCTTTCCTGATGAC GAGCTGCCAGACGACATCCGAGCCAACCTGACTGAGGAGCTGCCACAGCCCAGAGAAATCCCCAGGAAACTCAGCGAGTACAGTCAGGAGGAGATAGACGCCTTCCCCGGCTGTGGACACC ACCTGAAGACTACAAGATGA
- the LOC116675090 gene encoding sister chromatid cohesion protein DCC1-like: protein MRTLEEVQATLQIAKLKEEDLQKTIHCLSFGENVSSADYCLMELDDTLCKHIESGESLVIRGDTDERAVLCSGDKTYDLKIADTSNMLLFVPGCRTPDQLTNGQESSHVVHTQIWGFCNSYWELRKHRPKLKKLKKLLMENPYEGPALGGQEENTENRYTMQDLLERIQASEEELKTHLETIHACQIDGYWRMLDFDYEMKLLGHVTQLVDSESWSFNKVPLQTSLEELAPLEPKEMIEHCLNCYGKRYTENDNIFYALNEDKVCRGTALLLLQNAIKFNLKEFQEVWQQSVPEGMSTRLDQLKSVALVDRNSRPETISLLRVEDLSEDTLERFNHLFTLREKWTEDDITPYIQDLCGEKQTTGALLTKYARSSMQNGIKVFNSRRPVAT, encoded by the exons ATGAGAACTTTAGAGGAGGTGCAGGCCACTCTGCAGATCGCCAAACTGAAAGAGGAAGATCTACAGAAAACAATTCACTGCCTGTCTTTTGGGGAAAACGTTTCATCTGCAGACTACTGCCTGATGGAGCTGGACGACACGCTGTGCAAACACATAGAATCTGGGGAAAG tCTAGTGATTCGAGGGGATACGGATGAGCGTGCAGTGCTCTGTAGTGGTGACAAGACCTACGATTTAAAAATAGCCGATACATCCAACATGCTGCTGTTTGTTCCAGGATGCAGAACACCAGACCAACTAACCAACGGCCAGGAAAGCTCTCATGTGGTGCACACTCAG ATCTGGGGATTTTGTAACAGCTACTGGGAACTGCGGAAACACCGTCCTAAACTGAAGAAACTGAAGAAGCTTTTGATGGAGAATCCTTATGAAGGACCTGCTTTAGGGGGGCAGGAGGAGAATACAGAAAACAGG TACACAATGCAGGATCTGTTGGAGAGGATCCAGGCCAGTGAAGAGGAGCTAAAGACCCACTTAGAGACCATCCATGCCTGTCAGATAGATG GCTACTGGCGCATGTTGGACTTTGACTACGAGATGAAGCTGCTCGGTCATGTGACTCAGCTGGTAGATTCTGAGTCCTGGTCCTTCAACAAGGTTCCCCTTCAAACCAGTCTGGAAGAGTTAGCTCCACTGGAACCCAA AGAGATGATCGAGCACTGCTTGAACTGCTATGGGAAACGCTATACTGAGAATG ACAACATTTTTTATGCACTGAATGAGGATAAAGTATGTCGGGGCACAGCGCTACTGCTGCTGCAAAACGCCATCAAGTTCAACCTAAAGGAGTTTCAGGAGGTCTGGCAGCAGAGCGTTCCAGAGGGCATGAGCACAAGACTGGACCAACTAAAG AGTGTCGCCCTGGTGGACCGCAACTCCCGACCAGAGACCATCTCCCTGCTGCGGGTGGAGGATCTCTCAGAAGACACGCTGGAGCGCTTCAACCACCTCTTCACACTCAGAGAGAAATGGACTGAAGACGACATCACGCCATACATACA ggaCCTGTGTGGAGAGAAACAGACTACCGGAGCTCTCTTGACCAAATATGCTCGATCTTCAATGCAAAATGGGATCAAGGTCTTCAACTCCAGAAGGCCGGTGGCTACATGA
- the LOC116675091 gene encoding uncharacterized protein LOC116675091 isoform X4, translating into MEMEIQDDFCRFCKQNMRMVGLHKYSVNIFDRFGKLSISERLFHVGLTVVNRPVSNRICRRCVTFLTRLERDLPVYRRWVEDEKHDEASTSPSDERDREPTPFKTPWALIKLCHNPASPGRANVRSNIAEGTADSSCRIFPPVRHVASQTDPPKIKSVGTQLSMQTLQNPFRSRATQVKMPGRDCGVCTDTFPLDSPLLLLQPTLVKRPSKRPRLSLTDEEEGPSESSLSVVVHEPEDST; encoded by the exons ATGGAAATGGAGATACAAGATGACTTTTGCCGTTTTTGCAAGCAGAATATGAGAATGGTTGGTTTGCACAAATACTCAGTCAACATTTTCGATAGATTTGGGAAACTAAGTATATCCGAAAGACTTTTTCATGTTGGCTTGACGGTAGTAAACAGACCAGTGTCGAACAGGATTTGTCGGCGGTGTGTCACCTTTTTAACAAGACTGGAACGAGATTTGCCCGTGTATAGGAGGTGGGTCGAGGATGAGAAACACGATGAAGCCTCAACCAGTCCTTCTGATGAAAGAGACCGCGAGCCCACTCCATTCAAAACACCATGGGCGCTGATAAAGTTGTGCCACAACCCTGCAAGTCCTGGTAGAGCTAATGTTCGAAGTAATATTGCGGAG GGCACTGCTGACAGTTCCTGTCGAATTTTTCCTCCTGTAAGACACGTAGCCTCCCAGACTGACCCCCCAAAGATAAAATCGGTCGGCACACAGCTATCTATGCAAACTCTGCAGAATCCCTTTCGCAGTAGAG CTACCCAGGTGAAGATGCCCGGCAGAGATTGCGGTGTGTGCACAGACACCTTCCCCTTGGACAGTCCACTGCTGCTCCTACAACCAACATTAGTAAAGAGACCATCCAAGAGACCTCGGCTCAGCCTTACAGACGAGGAGGAAGGCCCCTCAGAATCCAGCTTGTCTGTGGTGGTTCATGAACCAGAGGACTCAACATGA
- the LOC116675091 gene encoding uncharacterized protein LOC116675091 isoform X1, with translation MEMEIQDDFCRFCKQNMRMVGLHKYSVNIFDRFGKLSISERLFHVGLTVVNRPVSNRICRRCVTFLTRLERDLPVYRRWVEDEKHDEASTSPSDERDREPTPFKTPWALIKLCHNPASPGRANVRSNIAEGIREEKESMTTVQDQSVKSEPDDIVISDTALLTPPATTGTADSSCRIFPPVRHVASQTDPPKIKSVGTQLSMQTLQNPFRSRATQVKMPGRDCGVCTDTFPLDSPLLLLQPTLVKRPSKRPRLSLTDEEEGPSESSLSVVVHEPEDST, from the exons ATGGAAATGGAGATACAAGATGACTTTTGCCGTTTTTGCAAGCAGAATATGAGAATGGTTGGTTTGCACAAATACTCAGTCAACATTTTCGATAGATTTGGGAAACTAAGTATATCCGAAAGACTTTTTCATGTTGGCTTGACGGTAGTAAACAGACCAGTGTCGAACAGGATTTGTCGGCGGTGTGTCACCTTTTTAACAAGACTGGAACGAGATTTGCCCGTGTATAGGAGGTGGGTCGAGGATGAGAAACACGATGAAGCCTCAACCAGTCCTTCTGATGAAAGAGACCGCGAGCCCACTCCATTCAAAACACCATGGGCGCTGATAAAGTTGTGCCACAACCCTGCAAGTCCTGGTAGAGCTAATGTTCGAAGTAATATTGCGGAG GGGATACGAGAGGAGAAAGAATCGATGACAACTGTGCAAGACCAGAGTGTGAAATCAGAGCCTGATGATATTGTGATATCCGACACTGCATTATTGACCCCACCAGCGACTACG GGCACTGCTGACAGTTCCTGTCGAATTTTTCCTCCTGTAAGACACGTAGCCTCCCAGACTGACCCCCCAAAGATAAAATCGGTCGGCACACAGCTATCTATGCAAACTCTGCAGAATCCCTTTCGCAGTAGAG CTACCCAGGTGAAGATGCCCGGCAGAGATTGCGGTGTGTGCACAGACACCTTCCCCTTGGACAGTCCACTGCTGCTCCTACAACCAACATTAGTAAAGAGACCATCCAAGAGACCTCGGCTCAGCCTTACAGACGAGGAGGAAGGCCCCTCAGAATCCAGCTTGTCTGTGGTGGTTCATGAACCAGAGGACTCAACATGA
- the LOC116675091 gene encoding uncharacterized protein LOC116675091 isoform X3, protein MSRRRCIRQCKEKSPLFHLPKDDELKIHWLKFIFDTIPRDYSPNLMLCSVHFTDDCFLNGPQFNLGFSKRLILKDRAVPTLSGQPGDSEPQPGIREEKESMTTVQDQSVKSEPDDIVISDTALLTPPATTGTADSSCRIFPPVRHVASQTDPPKIKSVGTQLSMQTLQNPFRSRATQVKMPGRDCGVCTDTFPLDSPLLLLQPTLVKRPSKRPRLSLTDEEEGPSESSLSVVVHEPEDST, encoded by the exons ATGTCTAGGAGACGCTGTATTCGTCAGTGCAAGGAGAAATCTCCTCTGTTTCATCTTCCAAAAGATGATGAATTAAAGATCCACTggttaaaatttatttttgacaCTATTCCTCGGGACTACAGCCCCAACCTTATGTTGTGTTCTGTTCATTTTACGGATGACTGCTTCCTGAACGGGCCACAGTTCAATTTAGGATTTTCGAAACGATTAATTCTGAAAGACCGTGCAGTTCCGACTCTCTCTGGCCAACCTGGAGATTCAGAACCACAACCT GGGATACGAGAGGAGAAAGAATCGATGACAACTGTGCAAGACCAGAGTGTGAAATCAGAGCCTGATGATATTGTGATATCCGACACTGCATTATTGACCCCACCAGCGACTACG GGCACTGCTGACAGTTCCTGTCGAATTTTTCCTCCTGTAAGACACGTAGCCTCCCAGACTGACCCCCCAAAGATAAAATCGGTCGGCACACAGCTATCTATGCAAACTCTGCAGAATCCCTTTCGCAGTAGAG CTACCCAGGTGAAGATGCCCGGCAGAGATTGCGGTGTGTGCACAGACACCTTCCCCTTGGACAGTCCACTGCTGCTCCTACAACCAACATTAGTAAAGAGACCATCCAAGAGACCTCGGCTCAGCCTTACAGACGAGGAGGAAGGCCCCTCAGAATCCAGCTTGTCTGTGGTGGTTCATGAACCAGAGGACTCAACATGA